In Camelina sativa cultivar DH55 chromosome 16, Cs, whole genome shotgun sequence, a single window of DNA contains:
- the LOC104753525 gene encoding uncharacterized protein LOC104753525, whose amino-acid sequence MAREKKKEPVQQARAANFRKVNQVAGRNLNANRGKVNMTVNQGGRMTTNFDPRGCYTCGQLGHFARACPTLSEVKGSNLASIVCFYCGETGHYATSCPSKPTKLNAQTVNRAQTVHQVKEPPTKKQATPANVYALGLEPPKPPKPAKGPITGTLLVGGNPTHVFFDSGASNSFVTPEVADKFGELCEEEEVNINVFTAGNQPPLKTEECSKEVSIVLQEENLPADLLVMPMERFDTIIGMDWLSEHQAHIDCSRSRVILENGGKTPLVFYGICPSRKAYFATSIRIGNSFEEGNVYLVTLTAIGGDDKKDLEVKDITIVNDYEDVFRPLEGLPPPRSHPFTINLEPGATPIAKAPYRMAPAELAELKT is encoded by the exons ATGGCccgagagaaaaagaaagagccAGTGCAGCAAGCGAGAGCTGCAAATTTTCGCAAGGTTAACCAAGTAGCTGGACGAAACTTGAACGCGAATCGTGGTAAGGTCAACATGACTGTTAACCAAGGAGGACGTATGACGACCAACTTTGATCCAAGAGGATGTTATACGTGTGGTCAACTTGGACATTTTGCCCGAGCTTGTCCAACACTATCTGAAGTCAAAGGTTCCAATTTGGCATCAATCGTGTGTTTCTACTGTGGAGAAACGGGACACTATGCGACCTCATGTCCATCGAAGCCGACCAAACTGAACGCCCAAACTGTGAACCGTGCTCAGACAGTGCATCAAGTGAAGGAACCCCCAACAAAAAAGCAAGCGACCCCAGCTAATGTTTATGCCTTAGGATTAGAGCCACCCAAACCTCCTAAGCCTGCGAAAGGCCCGATAACAG GAACATTACTAGTTGGTGGTAACCCCACTCATGTATTTTTCGATTCGGGAGCGTCCAATAGTTTTGTGACTCCCGAAGTGGCCGATAAGTTCGGAGAATTGTGTGAAGAGGAGGAGGTAAATATCAACGTTTTCACCGCTGGTAATCAACCGCCCCTCAAGACCGAAGAATGCTCAAAGGAGGTGTCGATAGTCTTGCAAGAGGAGAATCTTCCGGCAGATCTACTTGTGATGCCGATGGAGAGATTTGACACTATAATCGGTATGGATTGGTTATCGGAACACCAAGCCCATATTGACTGCAGCCGGAGCAGAGTCATATTGGAGAATGGAGGAAAGACACCTCTAGTTTTCTACGGAATTTGCCCAAGTCGAAAGGCTTATTTCGCGACATCGATAAGAATTGGAAATTCTTTTGAAGAAGGGAATGTTTACCTAGTCACTCTTACCGCCATCGGAGGAGATGATAAGAAAGACCTGGAGGTTAAGGACATCACAATAGTCAATGACTACGAGGATGTATTCAGGCCGTTAGAAGGATTGCCTCCACCAAGAAGCCATCCTTTTACCATAAACCTCGAGCCAGGAGCTACCCCGATTGCTAAGGCACCATATCGCATGGCACCAGCCGAGTTAGCTGAACTCAAAACATAG
- the LOC109129471 gene encoding uncharacterized protein LOC109129471, whose translation MVYLKVAPQKGKDRFEKVGKLAVRFIGPYRIEKRVGEVAYRLSMPEVMRLHKVFHVSQLRKHVPDPNMIVPEPIEELETNLTYQEGPFGIGERRTRKLKNRNIPQIQVFWGKQNCKVTTWEDEDRIRTKYRQLFMEEDEAGPSEPYGIRDEF comes from the coding sequence ATGGTGTATTTGAAGGTTGCACCTCAAAAAGGGAAGGATCGGTTCGAAAAAGTTGGAAAGCTCGCGGTAAGGTTCATAGGACCATACCGGATTGAAAAGAGAGTTGGCGAAGTAGCCTACCGGCTATCTATGCCAGAAGTTATGCGACTGCATAAAGTCTTCCACGTTTCACAACTACGGAAGCATGTTCCAGATCCTAACATGATTGTACCCGAGCCTATCGAAGAGTTGGAGACAAACCTCACCTACCAAGAAGGACCCTTTGGGATTGGAGAGCGAAGGACGCGGAAGCTCAAGAACAGGAACATTCCTCAAATTCAAGTATTTTGGGGAAAGCAGAACTGCAAGGTCACCACATGGGAGGACGAAGATAGGATTCGAACCAAGTATCGTCAACTCTttatggaagaagatgaagcagggCCATCCGAACCTTATGGAATTCGGGACGAATTCTAA